Proteins found in one Miscanthus floridulus cultivar M001 chromosome 4, ASM1932011v1, whole genome shotgun sequence genomic segment:
- the LOC136550900 gene encoding leucine-rich repeat receptor-like serine/threonine-protein kinase At1g17230 → MAAGVPRYLLPAAVLFLVVLNLNSAAMAADVDGAAAALLEFKGALQDVDGRLSTWGGADAGAGVDPCGWAGIACSAAGEVTGITLHGLNLQGGLSAAVCALPRLAVLNVSKNALRGAIPLGLAACAALEVLDLSTNALHGAVPPDLCALPALRRLFLSENLLYGDIPPAIGNLTALEELEIYSNNLTGRIPVSVSALQRLRVIRAGLNQLSGPIPVDLTECASLEVIGLAQNNLAGELPRELSRLKNLTTLILWQNYLSGEVPPELGECTNLQKLALNDNAFTGGVPRELAALPSLLKLYIYRNQLDGTIPPELGNLQSVLEIDLSENKLTGVIPAELGRISTLRLLYLFENRLQGTIPPELGQLSSIRRIDLSINNLTGTIPTVFQNLSALEYLELFDNQLHGVIPPLLGTNSNLSVLDLSDNQLTGSIPPHLCKYQKLMFLSLGSNHLIGNIPQGVKTCRTLTQLRLGGNMLTGSLPVELSLLQNLTSLEMNQNRFSGPILPEIGKFRSIERLILSSNFFVGQIPDAIGNLTELVAFNISSNQLTGPIPSELAKCKKLQRLDLSRNSLTGVIPTEIGGLGNLELLMLSDNSLNGTIPSSFGGLSMLIELEMGGNRLSGQVPVELGELTALQIALNVSHNMLSGEIPTQLGNLHMLQYLYLDNNELEGQVPSSFSDLSSLLECNLSYNNLVGPLPSTPLFEHLDSSNFLGNNGLCGIKGKACPGSASSYSSKDAAAQKKRFLREKIISIASIVIALVSLVLIAVVCWALRAKIPELVSSEERKTGFSGPHYCLKERVTYQELMKATEDFSESAVIGRGACGTVYKAVMPDGRKIAVKKLKAQGEGSNIDRSFRAEITTLGNVRHRNIVKLYGFCSHQDSNLILYEYMANGSLGEMLHGSKDAYLLDWDTRYRIALGAAEGLRYLHSDCKPQVIHRDIKSNNILLDEMMDAHVGDFGLAKLIDISNSRSMSAVAGSYGYIAPEYAFTMKITEKCDVYSFGVVLLELLTGQSPIQPLEKGGDLVNLVRRMMNKMMPNTEVFDRRLDLSSRRVVEEMSLVLKIALFCTNQSPFDRPSMREVISMLIDARASSYDSFSSPASEAAIEYDSSPKI, encoded by the exons atggcggcggGCGTGCCGCGGTACTTGCTCCCGGCGGCGGTCCTCTTCTTGGTTGTTCTCAATCTCAACtcggcggcgatggcggcggaCGTGGATGGTgccgcggcggcgctgctggagtTCAAGGGCGCGCTGCAGGACGTGGACGGCCGCCTCTCGACCTGGGGCGGCGCGGACGCGGGCGCGGGCGTGGACCCGTGCGGGTGGGCCGGCATTGCCTGCTCCGCGGCCGGCGAGGTGACGGGCATCACGCTCCACGGCCTCAACCTCCAGGGCGGCCTCTCCGCCGCCGTCTGCGCGCTCCCGCGCCTGGCCGTGCTCAACGTCTCCAAGAACGCGCTCAGGGGGGCCATCCCGCTGGGCCTCGCCGCCTGCGCCGCGCTCGAGGTCCTCGACCTCAGCACCAACGCGCTCCACGGCGCCGTCCCGCCGGACCTCTGCGCGCTCCCCGCGCTCCGCCGCCTCTTCCTCAGCGAGAACCTGCTGTACGGCGACATCCCGCCCGCCATCGGCAACCTCACCGCGCTCGAGGAGCTCGAAATCTACAGCAACAACCTCACCGGGAGGATCCCCGTCTCCGTCTCCGCGCTCCAGCGGCTGCGCGTCATCCGCGCCGGGCTCAACCAGCTCTCCGGCCCCATCCCCGTCGACCTCACCGAGTGCGCCAGCCTCGAGGTGATCGGCCTCGCGCAGAACAACCTCGCCGGGGAGCTTCCTAGGGAGCTCTCCCGCCTCAAGAACCTCACCACATTGATCCTCTGGCAGAACTACCTCTCTGGCGAGGTGCCGCCGGAGCTCGGCGAGTGCACCAACCTCCAGAAGCTCGCCCTCAACGACAACGCCTTCACCGGCGGCGTGCCCAGGGAGCTTGCGGCGCTGCCGTCGCTCTTGAAGCTCTACATTTACCGGAATCAGCTCGATGGCACAATCCCGCCGGAGCTGGGAAACCTGCAGAGTGTCCTGGAGATTGACCTCTCGGAGAACAAGCTCACTGGTGTCATCCCCGCCGAGCTCGGCCGGATATCAACGCTCCGGCTACTCTACCTCTTCGAGAACCGTCTGCAAGGTACCATCCCACCGGAGCTCGGCCAGCTGAGCAGCATAAGAAGGATCGACCTGTCTATCAACAACCTCACCGGCACAATTCCGACGGTGTTTCAGAACCTGAGTGCCTTGGAGTACTTGGAACTCTTTGACAACCAACTCCATGGTGTCATCCCTCCATTGTTGGGAACCAACAGCAACCTCTCAGTGCTCGACTTGTCAGACAACCAGCTGACCGGGAGCATCCCTCCTCACCTCTGCAAGTACCAGAAGCTCATGTTCTTGAGCCTCGGATCGAACCACCTCATCGGCAACATCCCTCAAGGTGTGAAGACTTGCAGGACTCTGACACAGCTCCGGTTGGGGGGAAATATGCTGACCGGGAGCCTCCCCGTCGAACTGTCGCTGCTACAGAACTTAACATCGCTTGAAATGAACCAGAACCGGTTCTCTGGGCCGATACTGCCTGAGATCGGCAAGTTCAGGAGCATTGAGCGGTTAATTCTGTCCAGCAACTTCTTTGTCGGACAGATTCCTGATGCCATTGGCAACCTGACAGAGCTTGTTGCCTTCAACATTTCGTCGAACCAGCTCACGGGACCAATCCCCTCGGAGCTAGCCAAGTGTAAAAAGCTTCAAAGGCTTGACCTTAGTAGAAACTCACTGACTGGAGTGATTCCTACAGAGATTGGTGGGCTGGGAAACCTGGAGCTGCTCATGTTGTCTGACAACAGTCTGAATGGAACCATTCCAAGCAGTTTTGGGGGCCTTTCAATGCTCATAGAACTGGAGATGGGAGGCAACCGTCTGTCTGGTCAGGTCCCGGTTGAGCTTGGTGAGCTCACTGCCCTTCAGATTGCCCTAAATGTCAGTCACAACATGCTGTCTGGCGAGATACCGACGCAGCTAGGGAATTTGCACATGCTGCAGTACCTGTACTTGGACAACAATGAGCTTGAAGGTCAAGTTCCTTCCTCATTCAGTGACCTTTCGAGCCTGTTGGAATGCAACCTGTCTTACAACAATCTCGTTGGTCCGCTTCCCAGCACCCCTCTGTTCGAGCACTTGGACAGCAGCAACTTCCTTGGGAACAATGGCCTTTGTGGTATCAAAGGGAAAGCATGTCCAGGTTCAGCATCGTCTTACTCAAGCAAGGACGCAGCAGCGCAGAAGAAGCGCTTTCTCAGGGAGAAGATCATCAGCATTGCTTCCATTGTCATTGCTTTGGTTTCATTGGTGCTGATTGCAGTCGTTTGCTGGGCCTTAAGAGCCAAGATACCAGAGCTTGTATCAAGTGAAGAGCGCAAGACAGGGTTTTCTGGTCCCCACTACTGCCTGAAGGAACGGGTGACCTATCAGGAGCTTATGAAAGCAACCGAGGACTTTTCAGAGAGTGCTGTGATTGGAAGAGGTGCTTGTGGCACAGTTTACAAGGCTGTGATGCCTGATGGCCGGAAAATCGCAGTCAAGAAGCTGAAGGCTCAAGGAGAAGGTTCGAACATTGACAGAAGTTTCAGAGCTGAGATAACTACACTTGGAAATGTCAGGCACCGCAACATTGTCAAGTTGTATGGCTTCTGCTCCCATCAGGACTCAAATCTTATCCTGTATGAGTACATGGCAAATGGTAGCCTGGGAGAAATGCTTCATGGCAGCAAGGATGCATATCTACTGGACTGGGACACGCGTTACCGGATTGCTCTGGGTGCTGCTGAAGGCTTGCGATATCTTCACAGTGACTGCAAACCACAGGTCATTCACCGTGATATCAAATCAAACAACATATTGCTTGATGAGATGATGGACGCTCATGTAGGGGACTTTGGTTTAGCCAAACTTATTGACATTTCCAACTCTAGATCAATGTCTGCTGTTGCTGGTTCATATGGCTACATTGCTCCAG AGTACGCCTTTACCATGAAGATCACTGAGAAGTGTGATGTTTATAGTTTCGGGGTAGTTCTGTTGGAACTACTGACTGGGCAATCCCCAATTCAGCCTCTTGAGAAAGGAGGAGATCTTGTGAATTTGGTGAGGCGGATGATGAACAAAATGATGCCAAATACAGAAGTGTTTGACAGAAGACTGGACCTGAGCTCAAGGAGAGTCGTGGAAGAAATGTCTCTGGTGCTAAAAATTGCATTGTTCTGCACCAATCAGTCGCCATTTGATAGGCCTAGCATGAGAGAAGTCATTTCCATGCTCATCGATGCTAGAGCGTCCTCCTATGACTCATTCTCGTCACCAGCATCCGAGGCAGCTATAGAATATGATTCATCCCCAAAGATTTAG